From Pseudostreptobacillus hongkongensis:
TGTTTTTTTAATATACAAATTTAAATAAAGTTTATTGTAAAAAAAAGTTTAAAATGGTATTATAAAATGAATGAAGTATTTAACTTCTATATTTATAATAATATATTGGGGGAAATATATATGAAAATATTAATATTTACAGCAACAACTGGAGATGGACATAATCAGGCAGCAAGAAATTTAAAATATGAATTAGAAAAAGATGGTAATGAAGTAAAAGTTGTGGACTTATTTAAAGGTAATACTAAAAAAAGTTTTACAAGTTCATTTTTTGATAAGGGGCAAACATTTTTAGTAAAAAATATGCCACAAACATATTCAATGATATATAATACTGCCCATTATAAACTAACTCAGGATATAATGAGAAAGTTAATGGTGTCAAGTAAAAATAGAATACGTGTTATTTTAAAAGAAGAAAATCCTGATTTAATAATATCAACTCATCCATATTCGGTTCCTTTAGTTTTTTCACAAATTAAGAAATATGGAATGAATATACCTTTTGTGCAAGTTGTTACAGATTTTAATGCACATTATATATACATAGACCAAGAAATAGATGCATATATTACTGGAATTGAATTTACAAATAAAACTTTAATAGAAAAGGGGATAGATAAAGAAAAAATATACTTATATGGTATACCTATAAGAAAAATATTTAGTCAGACAAAAAGAAATAATTTAGATAAATTTAGTGTTCTAATTATGGGGGGGGAGGAATGGGACTTGAAGGAATAAAGGACTGTTCTGAAATAATATTAAATTCTAATTTAGATTTATATTTAAATATAGTTTGTGGTAAAAATGAAGAATTAAAATTAGAATTAGAAAATAAGTATGCTAGTGAGATTTCTGAAGGTAAATTAAAAGTTTATGGGTTTATCGATAAAATAAATGAAATAATGGATAATTCAAGTTTAATAATAACAAAACCAGGTGGTCTAACATCAACTGAAGCAATAACAAAAAGATTACCTATGTTATTGCCATTCTATATACCAGGTCAAGAAAAGGAAAATATTGATATTTTAACTGAAGCTGGACTTGCAATAGAAGTAAAAGAATTAGAAGATCTACCAAATATGTTGTTAAATTTATTAAATAATAAAGAAGAGTATAATAAATTAGTAGAAAATATGGATAAATTAGCAAGTAATTATTCTATGGATAAAGTTATTGAATTAATTCATAAATTAAAAAAGAAATAAAACTTGAAAAAAAAGCTTAAAAATGTTAGAATAATTATGCCATACAAATCGGGGGAGTAGCGGGTCCTTGTACCTGAAGTCCGCTTGAGCAGGGATTATATTAATTTTGAGGGCAATTCTGGTGTTTAAGCCTTGTATCATAGGTGTTGAGAAAATAGTCCTATATTGTAAAAATTCAGCGAATCATGTCAGGTCAGGAATGAAGCAGCATTAAGTTGAGATTTTTAGGTTTATAGGGGTGCTATTTTTGAGCTTGTGGTATAAGAAACCGATGTTGGGAAAGTTCGATTAATTAATGTATGGCATTTGCTAGATTTTCTAGCTTTTTTTATTATAAGGAGGAGGGTATATGAAAATAGAAAAAGTAAATTATGAAGATTTATTTGAATTTAAAAAAGTACCTTTAGGGGAATACATATATTATGCTATTTCATTTGAACATAGAATTTTTGGATATTTAGTCTTTTCAAAAGACAAAGATTTAATAGTGGAAGAAATATACATAAAAAAAGAATTTAGAAATACCGGATATGGATCAAGATTACTTAATTATGCTATTTATGACAGTATAAATTCAGATTTTAAAGATGTAATTGTATTGAACCATAAAAGAATAGATAATTTTTTAGAAAAAAATGATTTTATAAAGATTAATAATAAATATGTTAGATTAGATATAAAAGATGAGATAGAACATATTAATGCAACTATACATGTAAATAAAATATCTATATGTATAAATATAGTTTTATCTATATTTAAATTTATTGCAGGGTATATATTTAATGTTAATTCACTAATGGCAGATGCTATTAACTCATTTTCTGATTTTATTAATAATATTTTGATATTAGTAGGTGCAAAAATTGAAAAAGAACCTAGTGATGAAGATCATCCTTTTGGACATGGTAAGGTTGCTTCTATATTTAGTTTAATAATAGGTATAATAATTATCATATCTTCATTTGATGTTTTAAAATCAGGAGTTTTAAATTTAATAAATATTAAAGAAATTAAATTTAGTGATGATTTTGGAGTATTATTGGTTGTATTAATTTCTTTAGTAATATTAAAACTATTGCAGTATGTATATATTAGATCTTTTCATAAAAGATATAAATCATCGCTTTTAACAACTTTACTTGTGGATTATAAAGTGGATATAGTTTTATCTACTTCAGTAATATTAGGTGTAATATCAAGTAAGTATATAAATAATAGTATAGACTCTGTATTATCTATAATAATAACAGGATATTTGATTATACAGGGATATAATATAGTTAAAGAAAATGCTATGATATTAATGGATTCTCAAAATGAAAATTTATTATTAAATGTAAAGTTATTAACTTTAAAGGTTGAAGGTATAGAAAATATTCATGATGTATATATGACAAGAATAGGAGAAAAGATATATATAATAGCAGATATTAGACTTGATTCAAGTTTAACTTTGGAACAAGCTCATGAAATAGCAGAACAGGCAGAGAAAAAAATAAAATATAGATTTTCTAATATAAAAAAGGTTATATATCATATTGAACCTAATTACAAGGAAGACTATAATGATTAGAGGTGTTATATGAAAATTGTTGGTCCAGCAGGAAATTTTGAAAAATTAGATGCAGCTATTAAAGCAGGTGCAGATGAAGTTTTTCTTGGGTTAAAAGGATTTGGAGCTAGAAGAAATAATGATAATTTTGGTATGGAAGAATTAAAAGCTGGTATAGATTATGCACATAAAAAAGGTGTTAAAGTTTTACTTGCTTTAAATACTATCATGAGAGATATGGAAATAAAATCAGTTTATAAAAATTTTAAACCTATATATGAACATGGGGTTGATGCTGTAATAGTTCAAGATATGGGGTTAATCAAATTTTTAAAAGCTAATTTTCCTGATCTTGTATTACATGGAAGTACACAGATGACGGTAGCTAATTATGTAGAAGCAAATTATTTAAAAGAATTAGGATTATCAAGAGTAGTTCTTGCACGTGAACTTTCTTTTGAAGAGATAAAAGAAATAAGAGAAAATACTGATATAGAATTAGAAGTATTTGTTTCTGGATCTATGTGTATATCTTATTCAGGTAATTGTTATGTTTCTAGTTTTATAGGGGGTAGAAGTGGAAATAGAGGTATGTGTGCATACACTTGTAGAAAAAAATTCAAAGATGAAGAAGGAAAACTTTCATATTTTTTATCACCTAATGATCAGTTATTAGAAAAAGAAGAAATAGATAAATTAAAAGCTATAGGAATAAATGCTATTAAGGTTGAAGGAAGAAAAAAACAACCTGAATATATTTATGAAACAGTTTCGTATTATAAAGACATACTAAATGGAATAGATAGAAAAAGTGAAAGTTATAAGTTATTTAATAGAGGTTATTCTAAGGGTTATTTCTATTTAGATGACAAGTTAATGAATCATAAATATTCATCAAATTTTGGATATTTACTGGGTAGAGTTAACAACAATAATACTATAAAATTATTAGATGAATTGGTATTAGGAGATGGTATACAGTTTGTTAATGAATATTTTGAAAAGTTAGATGGAGAATATGTAAATAAGATACTGTTAAATGGTA
This genomic window contains:
- a CDS encoding MGDG synthase family glycosyltransferase, with translation MKILIFTATTGDGHNQAARNLKYELEKDGNEVKVVDLFKGNTKKSFTSSFFDKGQTFLVKNMPQTYSMIYNTAHYKLTQDIMRKLMVSSKNRIRVILKEENPDLIISTHPYSVPLVFSQIKKYGMNIPFVQVVTDFNAHYIYIDQEIDAYITGIEFTNKTLIEKGIDKEKIYLYGIPIRKIFSQTKRNNLDKFSVLIMGGEEWDLKE
- a CDS encoding GNAT family N-acetyltransferase, with translation MKIEKVNYEDLFEFKKVPLGEYIYYAISFEHRIFGYLVFSKDKDLIVEEIYIKKEFRNTGYGSRLLNYAIYDSINSDFKDVIVLNHKRIDNFLEKNDFIKINNKYVRLDIKDEIEHINATIHVNKISICINIVLSIFKFIAGYIFNVNSLMADAINSFSDFINNILILVGAKIEKEPSDEDHPFGHGKVASIFSLIIGIIIIISSFDVLKSGVLNLINIKEIKFSDDFGVLLVVLISLVILKLLQYVYIRSFHKRYKSSLLTTLLVDYKVDIVLSTSVILGVISSKYINNSIDSVLSIIITGYLIIQGYNIVKENAMILMDSQNENLLLNVKLLTLKVEGIENIHDVYMTRIGEKIYIIADIRLDSSLTLEQAHEIAEQAEKKIKYRFSNIKKVIYHIEPNYKEDYND
- a CDS encoding glycosyltransferase codes for the protein MGLEGIKDCSEIILNSNLDLYLNIVCGKNEELKLELENKYASEISEGKLKVYGFIDKINEIMDNSSLIITKPGGLTSTEAITKRLPMLLPFYIPGQEKENIDILTEAGLAIEVKELEDLPNMLLNLLNNKEEYNKLVENMDKLASNYSMDKVIELIHKLKKK